One region of Armigeres subalbatus isolate Guangzhou_Male chromosome 3, GZ_Asu_2, whole genome shotgun sequence genomic DNA includes:
- the LOC134226460 gene encoding cytochrome c oxidase assembly protein COX19, translating to MTSMTFGQKKFIPTAPEKGSFPLDHEGQCKKLMLYYMRCLRSNNDDNSACRQESKAYLQCRMENNLMAKEEFSKLGFADLEDDAKKNEKSDK from the coding sequence ATGACGTCGATGACCTTTGGTCAGAAGAAGTTCATTCCAACCGCACCGGAGAAGGGCAGTTTCCCACTGGACCACGAAGGTCAATGCAAAAAGCTGATGCTGTATTACATGCGTTGCCTGCGGTCAAATAACGACGATAACTCCGCCTGCCGACAGGAATCGAAGGCCTATCTGCAGTGCCGTATGGAGAACAATTTGATGGCCAAGGAGGAGTTTTCCAAGCTTGGATTTGCCGATCTGGAGGATGATGCCAAGAAGAATGAGAAGAGCGATAAGTGA
- the LOC134226458 gene encoding phosphopantothenoylcysteine decarboxylase — protein MTKRNILIGCTGSVATIKLPLLIQKLRDSVPDIQIKVIVTHHAEHFFSASDIPEDVPIQRDADEWSSWSGRGDPVLHIELGKWADLMLVAPLDANTLAKMAQGLCDNLLLCTARAWDFGKPFFFAPAMNTRMWDHPITGPQIETLRSWGFREIPCVAKTLMCGDTGLGAMAEVDTIVQQVVGCLGEMELRNS, from the coding sequence ATGACGAAAAGAAACATTCTGATCGGGTGCACCGGAAGCGTGGCCACGATTAAATTACCGTTACTAATTCAAAAACTGCGTGACTCAGTCCCGGACATACAAATCAAAGTGATTGTTACCCACCACGCGGAGCATTTCTTCTCCGCCTCGGACATCCCCGAAGATGTCCCCATCCAGCGGGATGCCGACGAGTGGAGCAGTTGGAGCGGTCGCGGTGATCCCGTCCTACACATCGAACTGGGCAAGTGGGCCGATCTGATGCTGGTGGCACCGCTGGACGCGAACACGCTGGCCAAAATGGCACAAGGTTTGTGCGACAATCTGCTGCTGTGTACGGCGAGGGCATGGGACTTTGGGAAACCGTTTTTCTTTGCCCCGGCCATGAACACCCGCATGTGGGACCATCCGATCACGGGTCCGCAGATCGAGACGCTCCGGTCGTGGGGTTTCAGGGAGATTCCGTGCGTGGCCAAGACGCTGATGTGCGGCGATACGGGGTTGGGTGCGATGGCCGAGGTTGATACGATTGTGCAACAGGTGGTGGGGTGTTTGGGGGAGATGGAGTTGAGAAATTCGTAG